A genome region from Streptomyces pratensis includes the following:
- the rsmI gene encoding 16S rRNA (cytidine(1402)-2'-O)-methyltransferase → MADVTGTTGTLVLAGTPIGDVADAPPRLAAELETADVVAAEDTRRLRRLTQALGIHTTGRVVSYFEGNESARTPELVEALAGGARVLLVTDAGMPSVSDPGYRLVAAAVEQDIKVTAVPGPSAVLTALALSALPVDRFCFEGFLPRKAGERLGKLREVAGERRTMVFFEAPHRLDDTLAAMAEVFGADRRAAVCRELTKTYEEVKRGPLGDLAVWAAEGVRGEITVVVEGATESGDEGLDAAELVRRVQVREEAGERRKEAIAAVAADAGLPKREVFDAVVAAKNAARTGQEQGKGLA, encoded by the coding sequence ATGGCCGATGTGACTGGAACGACTGGAACGCTCGTACTCGCAGGGACCCCCATCGGCGACGTGGCGGACGCCCCGCCACGGCTCGCCGCCGAGCTGGAGACGGCCGATGTCGTGGCCGCCGAGGACACCCGGCGGCTGCGCAGGCTCACCCAGGCGCTCGGCATCCACACGACGGGGCGTGTCGTGTCCTACTTCGAGGGCAACGAGTCGGCGCGCACGCCCGAGCTCGTCGAGGCGCTGGCCGGAGGCGCGCGTGTACTGCTCGTCACCGACGCCGGGATGCCGTCCGTCTCCGACCCCGGTTACCGGCTCGTCGCCGCCGCCGTGGAGCAGGACATCAAGGTCACCGCCGTACCGGGCCCGTCGGCCGTGCTGACCGCGCTCGCGCTGTCCGCCCTGCCCGTGGACCGCTTCTGCTTCGAGGGCTTCCTGCCGCGCAAGGCGGGCGAGCGTCTCGGGAAGCTGCGGGAGGTCGCCGGCGAGCGCCGCACGATGGTCTTCTTCGAGGCCCCGCACCGGCTGGACGACACCCTGGCCGCGATGGCCGAGGTGTTCGGTGCGGACCGCAGGGCCGCCGTGTGCAGGGAACTGACCAAGACGTACGAGGAAGTGAAGCGCGGCCCCCTGGGCGATCTGGCCGTCTGGGCAGCCGAAGGCGTGCGCGGAGAGATCACCGTCGTGGTCGAGGGAGCCACGGAATCCGGCGACGAGGGACTCGACGCCGCCGAGCTGGTGCGCAGGGTGCAGGTGCGCGAGGAGGCGGGGGAGCGGCGCAAGGAGGCCATCGCGGCGGTCGCCGCCGACGCCGGGCTGCCCAAACGCGAGGTGTTCGATGCGGTGGTCGCGGCAAAGAACGCGGCTCGGACCGGCCAGGAACAGGGCAAGGGACTAGCCTGA
- a CDS encoding dolichyl-phosphate-mannose--protein mannosyltransferase, producing MTSTAPEAQQGNDAGEHAGDQPPSWQQRLRRFGHSPRPETGLRERLVPPYTRPGRQFWDVLAVPPGLAGRLVRWAAWGGPLLVALVAGVLRFWNLGSPKAVIFDETYYAKDAWALVNQGYEGSWPKDVDKLILKDPSSVDIPVDPGYVVHPPVGKWIIGFGEQLFGFTPFGWRFMVALLGTVSVLMLCRIGRRLFRSTFLGCLAGTLLAVDGLHFVMSRTALLDLVLMFFVLAAFGCFLVDRDRSRRRLADALPVDEEGLLRPDAHIAETLRLGWRPWRIAAGLMLGLAFATKWNGLYILAAFGVMSVLWDVGARRTAGAVQPYRAVVLRDLLPAFVSTVPVAIGTYVASWTGWIVTDKGYYRNWAATEGKGGNWTWLPDWLRSLWHYEYQVYEFHIGLTSGHTYQSNPWSWIVLGRPVSYFYEEKTGCLTSETGKCAREVLALGTPLLWWAACVALLYVVWRWLFRRDWRAGAIACGVAAGWVPWFFYQERTIFLFYAVVFVPFLCLAVTMMIGALIGPAAGTGTKHRLGVDTADPTGERRRTLGVIAAGVLVLLIVWNFVYFWPLYTGTSIPEDSWRDRMWLDTWV from the coding sequence GTGACGAGTACTGCGCCCGAGGCCCAGCAGGGCAACGACGCCGGGGAACACGCCGGCGACCAGCCGCCTTCCTGGCAGCAGCGGCTGCGCCGCTTCGGCCATTCCCCACGGCCGGAGACGGGGCTGCGCGAGCGCCTGGTCCCGCCCTACACACGCCCCGGACGCCAGTTCTGGGACGTTCTCGCCGTTCCTCCGGGCCTCGCCGGCCGCCTGGTGCGCTGGGCCGCCTGGGGCGGGCCGCTGCTGGTCGCCCTGGTGGCCGGGGTGCTGCGGTTCTGGAACCTGGGCAGCCCGAAGGCGGTGATATTCGACGAGACGTACTACGCCAAGGACGCCTGGGCACTGGTCAACCAGGGGTACGAGGGGTCCTGGCCCAAGGACGTCGACAAGCTGATCCTCAAGGACCCGTCCTCGGTGGACATCCCGGTGGACCCCGGCTACGTCGTCCATCCGCCGGTCGGCAAGTGGATCATCGGATTCGGCGAACAGCTCTTCGGGTTCACCCCGTTCGGCTGGCGCTTCATGGTGGCGCTCCTCGGCACCGTCTCGGTCCTGATGCTGTGCCGCATCGGCCGCCGGCTGTTCCGCTCGACGTTCCTGGGCTGCCTGGCGGGCACCCTGCTGGCCGTCGACGGTCTGCACTTCGTGATGAGCCGCACCGCGCTGCTCGACCTGGTGCTGATGTTCTTCGTGCTGGCCGCCTTCGGCTGCTTCCTCGTCGACCGCGACCGGTCCCGCCGCAGGCTGGCCGACGCGCTGCCGGTGGACGAGGAGGGGCTCCTGCGCCCGGACGCCCACATCGCCGAAACGCTCCGCCTCGGGTGGCGCCCGTGGCGGATCGCGGCCGGTCTGATGCTGGGCCTGGCCTTCGCCACGAAGTGGAACGGGCTCTACATCCTGGCCGCCTTCGGTGTGATGTCGGTGCTCTGGGACGTCGGGGCGAGGCGGACGGCGGGCGCCGTGCAGCCGTACCGGGCCGTCGTCCTCAGGGACCTGCTGCCCGCGTTCGTCTCCACGGTGCCGGTCGCGATCGGCACGTACGTCGCCTCGTGGACCGGCTGGATCGTCACGGACAAGGGGTACTACCGCAACTGGGCCGCCACCGAGGGCAAGGGCGGCAACTGGACCTGGCTGCCCGACTGGCTGCGCAGCCTGTGGCACTACGAGTACCAGGTCTACGAGTTCCACATCGGCCTGACCTCCGGCCACACCTACCAGTCCAATCCATGGAGCTGGATCGTCCTGGGCCGGCCCGTCTCGTACTTCTACGAGGAGAAGACCGGCTGCCTCACGTCGGAGACCGGCAAGTGCGCCCGCGAGGTCCTGGCGCTCGGCACCCCGCTGCTCTGGTGGGCGGCGTGCGTGGCGCTGCTGTACGTGGTGTGGCGCTGGCTCTTCCGCCGTGACTGGCGGGCGGGCGCGATCGCGTGCGGTGTGGCGGCGGGCTGGGTGCCCTGGTTCTTCTACCAGGAGCGGACGATCTTCCTCTTCTACGCGGTCGTGTTCGTGCCGTTCCTGTGCCTGGCCGTCACGATGATGATCGGCGCCCTCATCGGCCCGGCGGCCGGCACGGGCACCAAGCACCGCCTCGGCGTGGACACAGCCGACCCCACCGGGGAACGCAGACGCACGCTGGGGGTGATCGCGGCGGGCGTCCTGGTACTGCTGATCGTCTGGAACTTCGTCTATTTCTGGCCGCTCTACACGGGCACGTCGATCCCGGAGGACTCCTGGCGCGACCGGATGTGGCTGGACACCTGGGTGTAG